A section of the Cloacibacillus sp. An23 genome encodes:
- a CDS encoding class II aldolase/adducin family protein — MEELAKKLRDAIWIGRSLFDRNKTSGSSANMSFLHDGRMYITKSGSCFGSLTEEQFAVMDMDGKILSDNKPSKEWPLHLCVYKHRPEAQAVIHTHGTYAVLWSFVPAEDETDVIPHHTPYLKMKLGTVGAVPYEQPGSQALFDAFERCVDKSGGYLLKQHGAVVPGKNLMDAFYSLEELEESAKIAWMLRKGA, encoded by the coding sequence ATGGAAGAGCTTGCGAAAAAACTGCGCGACGCGATATGGATAGGCAGGAGCCTGTTCGACCGCAACAAGACCTCCGGCTCGTCGGCGAACATGAGCTTCCTGCACGACGGCAGGATGTACATAACGAAGAGCGGAAGCTGCTTCGGCTCGCTGACGGAGGAACAGTTCGCCGTCATGGACATGGACGGAAAAATCCTCTCCGACAACAAGCCGAGCAAGGAGTGGCCGCTGCACCTCTGCGTCTATAAGCACCGCCCCGAGGCGCAGGCCGTCATACACACGCACGGCACTTACGCAGTGCTGTGGAGCTTCGTTCCGGCCGAGGACGAGACGGACGTGATACCGCACCACACGCCGTATCTCAAGATGAAGCTCGGCACGGTAGGCGCGGTGCCTTACGAGCAGCCCGGCTCGCAGGCGCTATTCGACGCCTTCGAGCGCTGTGTGGACAAGAGCGGCGGCTACCTGCTGAAGCAGCACGGAGCCGTAGTCCCGGGCAAAAACCTGATGGACGCCTTCTATTCGCTCGAAGAGCTCGAAGAAAGCGCTAAAATAGCCTGGATGCTGCGCAAAGGCGCGTAA
- the otnK gene encoding 3-oxo-tetronate kinase, producing the protein MPTLGCVADDFTGASDAASFLAKGGMSVLLTNGVPEHEPRETEAVVIALKSRTQEKEAAVSDSLAALKWLEARGAKQFYIKYCSTFDSTPQGNIGPIADAAMEYLGTRYTVLCPGLPANGRTVSQGRLYVNGVPLDESHMKNHPLTPMWDSRIAELMRPQSRYGCMELHKDELALPDAEIYEKIKKFGEGREHFYVIPDHETDEDGERIAGLFGGLALLTGGSGILEPLAKIASKDGRYAPSHVHGTDGRAILLAGSCSKATLGQIKHFIENGGRSYKVDPVAMLEGRDNIENIWKFAAAEPDVPTLIYSSDTSDNVKEAQTFGQEAVASLLENTMAELAKRALNAGYRRIIVAGGETSGAVTRGLGFSAFHIGHSVAPGVPVMTPYGVPDVRLVLKSGNFGQEDFFERALRMTGKEE; encoded by the coding sequence ATGCCGACCTTAGGATGCGTCGCGGACGACTTCACGGGAGCGAGCGACGCCGCGTCGTTCCTCGCGAAGGGCGGGATGTCCGTGCTGCTCACGAACGGCGTGCCGGAACATGAGCCGCGCGAGACGGAGGCCGTCGTCATAGCGCTCAAGTCGCGCACTCAGGAGAAGGAGGCCGCCGTGAGCGATTCTCTCGCCGCGCTGAAATGGCTCGAGGCCCGCGGCGCGAAACAGTTCTATATAAAATACTGCTCGACATTCGACTCGACACCGCAGGGCAACATCGGGCCGATAGCCGACGCCGCGATGGAATATCTAGGCACGCGCTACACAGTGCTCTGCCCCGGCCTGCCCGCGAACGGCAGGACTGTCTCGCAGGGGCGTCTTTACGTGAACGGCGTGCCGCTCGACGAAAGCCACATGAAGAACCACCCGCTGACCCCGATGTGGGACAGCCGCATAGCGGAGCTGATGCGCCCGCAGAGCCGCTACGGGTGCATGGAGCTGCACAAAGACGAGCTCGCGCTGCCGGACGCTGAGATTTACGAGAAAATCAAAAAATTCGGCGAAGGGCGCGAACATTTCTACGTCATACCGGACCACGAGACGGACGAGGACGGCGAGCGTATCGCCGGGCTTTTCGGCGGGCTTGCGCTTCTCACGGGCGGCAGCGGGATTCTCGAGCCGCTCGCGAAGATAGCCTCGAAGGACGGCCGTTACGCGCCGTCGCACGTCCACGGCACGGACGGGCGCGCGATACTTTTAGCGGGAAGCTGCTCGAAGGCCACGCTCGGACAGATAAAACACTTCATTGAAAACGGCGGGCGCTCCTACAAAGTGGACCCTGTGGCGATGCTCGAGGGGCGCGATAATATAGAGAATATCTGGAAGTTCGCCGCGGCGGAGCCGGACGTGCCGACGCTCATATACAGCTCCGACACGAGCGACAACGTGAAGGAGGCGCAGACGTTCGGACAGGAGGCCGTCGCCTCTCTGCTCGAGAACACGATGGCGGAGCTTGCAAAGCGCGCGCTCAATGCCGGATACAGGAGGATAATCGTCGCGGGCGGCGAGACTTCGGGAGCCGTCACGCGCGGCCTCGGCTTCTCGGCCTTCCACATAGGGCACAGCGTCGCGCCCGGCGTGCCCGTGATGACGCCCTACGGAGTGCCGGACGTGCGCCTCGTGCTGAAATCCGGCAACTTCGGCCAGGAGGACTTCTTCGAGCGCGCCCTGCGCATGACCGGAAAGGAAGAATGA
- a CDS encoding sigma 54-interacting transcriptional regulator, whose product MRILFISPYPELRDTVERVFMNHPKRREIDMEVRIMTVDQVSAKDVDAYDVVIARGLTAKRVRSILPQLPFVDLTISGYDVIRTLAECRRDFGAKRVAICGFYEKIRETANICKLLDCDIFFYPAETYAELEKSIDRAEADGCDALIGGFSAVGLASARGIKCRLIRAGEDAIVHAINVAVETVEQIKHERVVAELYKTVIYTSKDGVLYVDADGVIQVRNHVVKDMNRGASLLHRQLKPSLPYLCAPFMDVLLSGQGIEGRVITIPSTGITVSASLAPVRVGGLISGVVITLSDITDIQRLESQIRRSLNEKGLVAKYNFGDIVHESEVIERAIATAQRYAASDSNIIIVGETGTGKELFAQSIHNASARRKGPFVAVNCAALPENLLESELFGYVEGAFTGTKKGGKMGLFELAHEGTLFLDEISEISLSLQSKLLRVLQEREVRRVGDTKVISVNVRIISATNKSISRLAKEGLFRSDLMYRLDVLRLFLPPLRERGRDAEVVFAHLLKRLGAVSGARCPEIAPSALEALGGYPFAGNIRELRNIVERAAVLCADGVITKAGVLSALYPKDMEPEPARPIHAAPEAEDGARGERAEVERALAECGGNRSRAAKQLGIDRSTLWRKIKKYGIK is encoded by the coding sequence ATGCGCATACTTTTCATCTCCCCGTACCCCGAACTGCGAGACACGGTGGAACGCGTCTTTATGAATCACCCGAAGCGGCGCGAGATAGACATGGAGGTGCGTATAATGACCGTCGATCAGGTCTCAGCGAAGGACGTGGACGCATACGACGTCGTCATCGCGCGCGGCCTGACGGCGAAGCGCGTGCGCTCCATACTGCCGCAGCTCCCGTTCGTAGACCTCACCATCTCGGGCTACGACGTGATACGCACTCTCGCCGAGTGCCGCCGCGACTTCGGCGCGAAGCGCGTCGCTATATGCGGCTTCTACGAGAAGATACGCGAGACCGCGAACATCTGCAAGCTGCTGGACTGCGATATATTTTTCTACCCCGCAGAGACTTACGCGGAGCTTGAAAAAAGTATAGACAGGGCGGAGGCGGACGGATGCGACGCGCTCATAGGAGGATTCTCCGCGGTAGGACTCGCAAGCGCCCGCGGCATAAAATGCCGTCTGATACGCGCGGGCGAGGACGCCATAGTCCACGCGATAAACGTCGCGGTCGAGACCGTGGAACAGATAAAGCACGAGCGCGTGGTCGCGGAGCTCTACAAAACCGTCATATATACGTCGAAGGACGGCGTGCTCTACGTGGACGCGGACGGCGTCATCCAGGTGCGCAACCACGTCGTTAAGGACATGAACCGCGGCGCGAGCCTGCTGCACCGGCAGCTCAAGCCGTCGCTGCCGTACCTCTGCGCCCCGTTCATGGACGTTCTGCTCAGCGGGCAGGGCATAGAGGGGCGCGTCATCACGATTCCCTCGACGGGGATAACCGTATCGGCGTCTCTCGCGCCGGTCAGGGTGGGCGGCCTCATATCGGGCGTCGTGATAACGCTGTCCGACATCACCGACATACAGCGCCTAGAGAGCCAGATACGCCGCAGCCTCAACGAGAAGGGGCTCGTCGCGAAGTACAACTTCGGCGACATCGTACACGAGAGCGAAGTAATAGAGCGCGCCATAGCGACGGCGCAACGCTACGCGGCGTCCGACTCGAACATCATCATCGTCGGCGAGACCGGCACGGGCAAGGAGCTTTTCGCGCAGAGCATCCACAACGCGAGCGCGCGCCGCAAGGGGCCCTTCGTCGCAGTCAACTGCGCGGCGCTTCCTGAAAACCTGCTCGAGAGCGAGCTCTTCGGCTACGTCGAAGGCGCTTTCACCGGCACCAAAAAGGGCGGCAAGATGGGGCTCTTCGAGCTTGCGCACGAAGGGACGCTGTTTCTCGACGAAATAAGCGAAATCTCGCTCTCATTGCAGAGCAAGCTGCTGCGCGTGCTCCAGGAGCGCGAAGTGCGGCGCGTCGGCGACACGAAGGTCATCTCCGTCAACGTGCGCATAATCTCCGCGACCAACAAGAGCATATCTCGGCTCGCCAAGGAAGGGCTCTTCCGCAGCGACCTCATGTACAGGCTCGACGTGCTGCGCCTCTTCCTTCCGCCGCTGCGCGAGCGCGGGCGCGACGCGGAGGTAGTCTTCGCGCACCTGCTGAAGCGCCTCGGCGCTGTCTCCGGCGCGCGCTGCCCCGAGATAGCGCCGTCGGCGCTCGAAGCGCTTGGCGGCTACCCCTTCGCCGGCAACATACGCGAGCTGCGCAACATAGTCGAGCGCGCGGCCGTCCTCTGCGCTGACGGCGTGATAACGAAGGCCGGCGTGCTGAGCGCGCTCTACCCGAAGGACATGGAGCCTGAGCCGGCGCGCCCCATTCACGCCGCGCCGGAGGCGGAGGACGGAGCCCGCGGGGAAAGGGCCGAGGTGGAGCGCGCGCTCGCCGAGTGCGGCGGCAACAGGAGCCGCGCCGCGAAGCAGCTCGGCATAGACCGCTCTACGCTCTGGCGGAAAATCAAAAAATACGGGATAAAATAA
- a CDS encoding SLC13 family permease, with protein sequence MATGYVLAVFAIVIVLMIVLISKYKLHAGFGILIAAIVLAIGLGTPWEKIEGTINSGFAGTIKSVAIVIFLGCTMGTVLEKTGAAVRITKWAIKICGEKNIIWGIALASFILGIPIWADTVVILLIPIVSLLAYETKKSMMSYGTALYMGALITASLVPPTPGPVSAAALLGVPIGEAIIWGIIVAIPSTIAATLYCITLKTPVAPKEEFIKSARDSEHMELPSLGTSLMPILFPLFLILCNTVTSVIAPKTPVANFMSFIGSPLAALLTGCILSLVLTGKEWKTKKVLSNWVDEGINAAAMPIIVTGMGGALAVFVKNSGVADQIGQLIVASPFPPIIVPVILAAIIHMVTGSNALGVMTAAALVQPMLDSLGVSPVAAFLACGTGALMFKHANSSGFWVTVSMSNMDVNQGIRAVGGGSTVAGFTGALVTCVLYMLGII encoded by the coding sequence ATGGCAACTGGTTATGTATTAGCGGTTTTTGCGATCGTTATCGTGCTGATGATTGTGCTTATCTCCAAGTACAAGCTGCACGCGGGATTCGGCATCCTGATCGCGGCGATAGTCCTCGCCATCGGTCTCGGAACGCCGTGGGAGAAAATCGAAGGGACCATCAACAGCGGGTTCGCTGGCACGATTAAAAGCGTCGCGATAGTCATCTTCCTAGGCTGCACGATGGGCACCGTTCTTGAAAAGACGGGAGCCGCCGTACGCATCACGAAGTGGGCCATCAAAATCTGCGGCGAAAAGAATATCATATGGGGAATCGCGCTCGCGTCCTTCATCCTCGGTATTCCTATCTGGGCCGACACCGTAGTCATACTTCTTATACCGATAGTCTCCCTGCTCGCCTATGAGACGAAGAAATCCATGATGAGCTACGGTACCGCGCTTTACATGGGCGCGCTCATCACCGCCTCGCTCGTTCCGCCCACGCCCGGCCCCGTTTCCGCCGCGGCGCTTCTCGGCGTGCCCATCGGCGAAGCGATAATCTGGGGCATCATCGTAGCCATCCCGAGCACCATCGCCGCGACGCTCTACTGCATCACGCTCAAGACCCCCGTCGCGCCTAAGGAAGAGTTCATCAAATCCGCGCGCGATTCCGAGCACATGGAGCTGCCTTCGCTCGGCACGTCGCTCATGCCTATACTCTTCCCGCTCTTCCTCATACTCTGCAACACGGTAACCTCCGTCATAGCACCCAAGACGCCGGTCGCGAACTTCATGTCCTTCATAGGCAGCCCGCTCGCGGCGCTCCTCACCGGATGCATCCTCTCGCTCGTCCTCACGGGCAAAGAGTGGAAGACTAAGAAAGTCCTCAGCAACTGGGTAGACGAAGGCATCAACGCCGCGGCTATGCCGATAATCGTCACCGGTATGGGCGGCGCGCTCGCGGTATTCGTCAAGAACTCCGGCGTCGCCGACCAGATAGGCCAGCTCATAGTCGCTTCGCCATTCCCGCCCATCATCGTCCCGGTGATACTCGCGGCCATCATCCACATGGTCACCGGCTCCAACGCTCTCGGCGTCATGACGGCGGCGGCGCTCGTCCAGCCGATGCTTGACTCGCTCGGCGTCTCGCCGGTCGCGGCCTTCCTCGCCTGCGGCACCGGCGCGCTCATGTTCAAGCACGCGAACTCGAGCGGATTCTGGGTCACGGTCTCTATGTCCAACATGGACGTCAACCAGGGCATCCGCGCCGTCGGCGGCGGCTCGACCGTTGCCGGCTTCACGGGCGCGCTCGTGACCTGCGTGCTCTACATGCTCGGAATCATCTAA
- a CDS encoding zinc-binding dehydrogenase, producing the protein MEKFVTKAARLNGPYDIELIERELVCGEDDIIVKNHLMGICGSDKSFYRGHMPPQTAEFRQPPEFPFLLGHESGGTVVAVGSRVSDYKVGDKVMAFGWNNNFAEYFKAKSFQLQPVPYDLDMDIAGLGEPTACAMYSGLNSGVQLGDYVVVMGAGYAGQIIAQCSKLKGAYKVIMVDVLEGKLELAKSLGVDITINSKEEDPVAKVKEITNGRGADVVVEAAGTEESFNAASALIKHNGKFVFYSWVTTPVKLNISRWHDDGLEFVNTCLVHHTWQQRYVWVPDTMRPIAQGLVKIKPLITHEFKLDDIKAGFEMADKNDAAIKIVFRP; encoded by the coding sequence ATGGAAAAATTCGTAACAAAGGCCGCGCGCCTCAACGGCCCCTACGACATCGAGCTTATTGAAAGAGAGCTCGTCTGCGGGGAGGACGACATAATAGTCAAGAACCACCTCATGGGCATCTGCGGCTCCGACAAGAGCTTCTACCGCGGACACATGCCGCCTCAGACGGCGGAGTTCCGCCAGCCGCCGGAGTTCCCGTTCCTGCTGGGCCACGAGAGCGGCGGCACCGTCGTCGCGGTGGGCAGCCGCGTCAGCGACTACAAGGTAGGCGACAAGGTCATGGCCTTCGGCTGGAACAACAACTTCGCCGAATACTTCAAGGCCAAGTCCTTCCAGCTCCAGCCGGTGCCCTACGATCTCGACATGGACATCGCCGGCCTCGGGGAGCCGACCGCCTGCGCCATGTACTCGGGCCTCAACAGCGGCGTGCAGCTCGGCGACTACGTCGTAGTCATGGGCGCGGGCTACGCGGGACAGATAATCGCGCAGTGCTCGAAGCTCAAGGGAGCATACAAGGTCATCATGGTGGACGTGCTCGAGGGCAAGCTCGAGCTCGCCAAGAGCCTCGGCGTGGACATCACCATCAACAGCAAAGAGGAAGACCCCGTCGCCAAGGTCAAGGAAATCACGAACGGCAGGGGAGCCGACGTTGTGGTGGAGGCCGCCGGCACCGAGGAATCCTTCAACGCCGCGAGCGCGCTCATCAAGCACAACGGCAAGTTCGTCTTCTACAGCTGGGTGACGACCCCCGTGAAGCTCAACATCAGCCGCTGGCACGACGACGGCCTCGAGTTCGTCAACACATGCCTCGTCCACCACACGTGGCAGCAGCGCTACGTCTGGGTGCCAGACACCATGCGCCCGATAGCGCAGGGCCTAGTCAAGATAAAGCCGCTCATCACGCACGAGTTCAAGCTCGACGACATCAAGGCCGGCTTCGAAATGGCCGACAAGAACGACGCCGCGATAAAGATAGTCTTCCGCCCGTAA
- a CDS encoding Ig-like domain-containing protein: MTGRTYSGLFGYIGTGGIIKNLTVAEADITASSGNSMGIIAGVNTGDIENCTVSGGITTTSEEGYSNASYLGGIAGQNESSGKITNCVNRADVYGYDFLGGVVGSNNGGTVENCRNYGTITGIYFYIGGIAGYGRGDYKITNCANEGSVSGASVADSRPQNIGGIVGYGGAGSVTNCVNSGKVSGSSDFVGGIMGQSSGGDKITNCVSTGEVSGNGSSYVGGIIGHTGGATLGNCAWLEGTAGKGVGGGTQPGGVTMIGTSADVSGIATTLSASIDKTAINPNAATGDADYSATISLVPFPGKLADVYGTGVKDAGATTNSGIINITDNGNGTFTVTPTGAASGSAQITVTADLYKYDFASSSYSGTEYTQYTFTLNVIVSDIELTQITLSPASDDVSMKIGETQTFSVSYKPTNATNKSVTWSASPSGVVSITDSGNGAATVAAVAAGETTLTVTSQANSALTDTCRITVTPVYAENVTISPDVTETLYLDGSSHTFTATVSPANAANRNVTWSLTDVSGTLVQNGDVSISGGATDNPVTVSTKNAASAGSVKLTATAAGGDPQSGQPSGELTLDFALPNVSGLALNAETLDIDLNVAAYGELEAKVSPSNAQFSAVTWSVEPPIASISYDGDKQTKVTITPSKGGTATVTASVGGYSDTCALTVTPIYATGLTLSSGSLSLESGTTAALTAAVTPDNATDRSVTWTTSDAAVASVDENGTVSAHDAGSATITATANGAREGAELTARCIVTVTLPPVPVEDIDIDASGSTALTVGGTVKFTATVTPPNATNPAVTWASSDESVATVDAEGLVTARGEGTATITATSIDGSVAASVTVTVAAAEPAPAPQPSGGGGGGCSAGWGALALLAIVPLAMKRRK, encoded by the coding sequence ATGACGGGCCGCACCTACAGCGGGCTATTCGGATATATCGGAACCGGCGGAATAATCAAAAACCTGACGGTGGCGGAGGCGGACATAACTGCCTCCAGCGGAAATTCCATGGGCATAATAGCGGGTGTAAACACTGGCGATATAGAAAACTGCACCGTCTCCGGCGGAATAACGACTACCTCCGAAGAGGGCTATTCCAACGCTAGTTATCTCGGCGGGATAGCGGGGCAGAACGAAAGCAGCGGAAAGATAACCAACTGCGTCAACCGCGCCGATGTGTACGGCTATGACTTCTTAGGCGGCGTCGTTGGAAGCAACAACGGCGGAACAGTCGAGAATTGCCGGAATTATGGCACGATTACCGGAATCTATTTTTACATCGGCGGTATCGCAGGATACGGAAGAGGCGATTACAAAATAACTAACTGCGCCAATGAAGGCTCTGTGTCCGGCGCGTCCGTCGCCGACAGCAGACCCCAGAACATCGGCGGCATCGTCGGGTACGGCGGGGCAGGTTCCGTAACGAACTGCGTCAACAGTGGAAAGGTATCCGGGTCGTCCGACTTTGTCGGCGGCATCATGGGCCAAAGCTCCGGCGGCGACAAAATAACGAACTGCGTCAGCACAGGAGAGGTGTCCGGGAATGGCAGCAGCTATGTAGGCGGCATCATCGGACACACAGGAGGGGCGACGCTGGGGAACTGCGCGTGGCTCGAAGGCACGGCGGGCAAAGGCGTAGGGGGGGGAACCCAACCTGGCGGAGTTACAATGATAGGAACAAGCGCAGATGTTAGCGGCATCGCGACGACGCTCTCGGCCTCTATCGACAAGACCGCGATAAACCCGAACGCCGCGACGGGCGACGCCGATTACAGTGCGACGATCAGCCTCGTTCCCTTTCCCGGCAAGCTCGCGGACGTCTACGGCACGGGCGTGAAGGATGCAGGCGCGACGACCAACAGCGGTATCATCAATATAACCGACAACGGCAATGGCACGTTCACTGTCACGCCCACGGGCGCGGCGTCCGGCTCGGCGCAGATAACGGTGACGGCAGACCTCTATAAGTATGATTTTGCATCCTCGTCGTACTCCGGTACGGAATATACGCAGTACACATTCACACTGAACGTCATAGTCTCGGATATCGAACTGACGCAAATCACGCTCTCGCCGGCCTCCGACGACGTGTCGATGAAAATAGGCGAGACGCAGACATTCTCCGTATCATACAAACCGACCAACGCGACGAACAAATCCGTAACGTGGAGCGCCTCGCCAAGCGGCGTCGTGAGCATCACGGACAGCGGAAACGGCGCGGCTACGGTCGCAGCCGTCGCCGCGGGCGAGACGACGCTCACGGTAACGTCGCAGGCAAACTCCGCGCTCACCGACACCTGCAGGATAACAGTAACGCCCGTCTACGCCGAGAACGTAACGATATCGCCCGACGTGACGGAGACGCTCTACCTCGACGGAAGCTCGCACACATTCACGGCCACGGTCTCGCCCGCAAACGCGGCGAACCGGAACGTAACGTGGAGCCTGACGGACGTGAGCGGCACTCTGGTACAGAACGGGGACGTGAGCATATCGGGCGGCGCGACGGACAACCCCGTGACGGTATCGACGAAGAACGCGGCTTCCGCCGGAAGCGTGAAGCTGACCGCGACGGCGGCTGGCGGCGACCCGCAGAGCGGACAGCCGAGCGGCGAACTGACGCTCGACTTCGCGCTGCCGAACGTGAGCGGGCTTGCGCTTAACGCGGAGACGCTCGACATCGACCTGAATGTCGCGGCATACGGCGAGCTTGAAGCGAAGGTCTCGCCCTCGAACGCCCAGTTCAGCGCCGTGACGTGGAGCGTAGAGCCGCCGATTGCGAGCATTTCATACGACGGCGACAAACAGACGAAGGTGACGATAACTCCGTCGAAGGGCGGCACGGCGACGGTGACGGCCTCGGTCGGCGGGTATTCCGACACGTGTGCTCTGACGGTCACGCCTATCTACGCGACTGGGCTGACGCTGTCGAGCGGCTCGCTCTCGCTCGAGTCCGGTACGACGGCGGCGCTCACTGCGGCCGTGACGCCGGATAACGCGACGGACAGGAGCGTAACGTGGACGACGAGCGACGCGGCTGTGGCGTCGGTAGACGAAAACGGCACGGTCAGCGCGCACGACGCGGGAAGCGCGACTATAACGGCGACGGCGAACGGCGCGCGCGAAGGAGCGGAGCTCACGGCGCGCTGTATCGTAACAGTGACTCTGCCGCCTGTGCCGGTCGAGGACATAGACATAGACGCGAGTGGAAGCACTGCGCTGACGGTGGGCGGCACGGTCAAATTTACCGCGACGGTGACGCCGCCGAACGCGACCAACCCCGCCGTAACGTGGGCGAGTTCCGATGAATCTGTCGCGACGGTGGACGCCGAAGGGCTTGTCACGGCAAGAGGCGAGGGCACGGCGACGATAACCGCGACGAGCATAGACGGAAGCGTAGCCGCGAGCGTGACTGTGACTGTAGCCGCCGCCGAGCCGGCGCCGGCACCGCAGCCCTCGGGCGGCGGCGGAGGCGGATGCTCCGCGGGATGGGGAGCGCTCGCTCTGCTTGCGATAGTCCCGCTCGCGATGAAGAGAAGGAAATAA
- a CDS encoding SAF domain-containing protein: protein MDYTNLLKNAGGKKSRVGIIGATKGYGYTLLAQIPKVKLMELRLISSRHTDECEKVLIELGWPKEKLAVCSTKEEIQAAPKDAVLIVGDYRLVPESDITALVECTGNSLVSSEVCIEALRRGINVYMCSKETDSVCGTMLNQIAAENNAIYALVNGDQPRNLVDLWSWGTLLGFEIIAAGKASEYDFVWDPETGEMTMTEGPHFPHENIPGLKEFWHYKDRSTLEGRRKLLEKYMNVISADLCEMNLVSNITGLVPAAKRLSYPVAKASELADIFIPEEDGGVLKKTGVVDVFCCLRAPDEASFGGGEFIIVKCENDAVWELLAGKGHVVSRNKKYACLFLPYHIMGTETPASIILGDFMGIGAHPECRQVSVMAGVASRDLPAGTVLEVKGHHHSIDGLVPELWEKAEAAEIAPFYLLNGLTLKHDIKKGEPVTKDSVDLGSGVPVELYEKGFAL, encoded by the coding sequence ATGGACTACACCAATCTGCTGAAGAACGCCGGCGGCAAGAAGTCGCGTGTTGGGATAATAGGAGCGACTAAGGGCTACGGCTACACGCTGCTCGCGCAGATACCGAAGGTCAAGCTGATGGAGCTGCGCCTCATATCCTCGCGCCACACCGACGAATGCGAGAAGGTCCTCATCGAGCTCGGATGGCCTAAAGAGAAGCTCGCCGTCTGCTCGACCAAGGAAGAGATACAGGCCGCGCCGAAGGACGCGGTGCTCATCGTCGGCGACTACCGCCTCGTCCCCGAGAGCGACATCACCGCGCTCGTCGAATGCACCGGCAACTCCCTCGTCAGCTCCGAGGTCTGCATAGAAGCTCTTCGGAGGGGCATAAACGTCTATATGTGCTCGAAGGAGACCGACAGCGTCTGCGGCACGATGCTGAACCAGATAGCCGCCGAGAACAACGCGATATACGCGCTCGTCAACGGCGACCAGCCGCGCAACCTCGTCGATCTCTGGTCGTGGGGCACGCTGCTCGGCTTCGAGATAATCGCGGCGGGCAAGGCGAGCGAGTACGACTTCGTATGGGATCCCGAGACCGGCGAAATGACGATGACCGAAGGCCCGCACTTCCCGCACGAGAACATCCCCGGCCTCAAAGAGTTCTGGCACTACAAGGACCGCTCGACGCTCGAGGGACGCCGCAAACTGCTTGAAAAATACATGAACGTCATCTCCGCCGACCTCTGCGAGATGAACCTCGTCTCCAACATCACGGGCCTCGTCCCCGCCGCGAAGCGCCTCAGCTATCCCGTAGCGAAGGCGAGCGAGCTCGCCGACATCTTCATCCCCGAGGAGGACGGCGGCGTGCTTAAGAAGACCGGCGTCGTGGACGTCTTCTGCTGCCTGCGCGCGCCCGACGAGGCGAGCTTCGGCGGCGGCGAATTCATCATCGTCAAATGCGAGAACGACGCGGTGTGGGAGCTTCTCGCGGGCAAAGGCCACGTCGTAAGCCGCAACAAAAAATACGCCTGCCTCTTCCTGCCCTACCACATCATGGGCACAGAGACGCCGGCTTCGATAATCCTCGGCGACTTCATGGGAATCGGCGCGCACCCCGAGTGCCGTCAGGTCTCCGTCATGGCGGGCGTCGCGAGCCGCGACCTCCCCGCCGGGACTGTGCTTGAAGTCAAGGGGCACCACCACTCGATAGACGGCCTCGTCCCCGAGCTCTGGGAGAAGGCCGAAGCTGCGGAGATCGCCCCGTTCTATCTGCTGAACGGCCTCACGCTGAAGCACGACATAAAGAAGGGCGAGCCCGTCACGAAAGACTCCGTGGACCTCGGCAGCGGCGTCCCCGTGGAGCTCTACGAAAAAGGCTTCGCGCTGTAA